One window from the genome of Streptomyces sp. WZ-12 encodes:
- a CDS encoding peptide-N4-asparagine amidase has translation MRRLFLTLCAAAAGLVLGVSPATASAPPAEFGTHWHDPVTAGPPVPVPNTPSCRVTVADTEFRDFTPYRGTYTPPDTCGRGHRWNKVVLRLQGSVAGRQFDRLGYLHIGGVEVLRTSTPEPSPQGITWRVEKDVTRYAPTLRARQPVEMLIGNTVDGTYTGVIKVKVTLTFYLAQGRAKPASTPDQVLTLRGAHTEGGVYQGQLTTPRNSERIVAEVYATGSGGGCEEFWYLTVPDAAPYSCKAKDGPYREVQVSVDGKLAGIAAPYPTVWTGGWSNPFLWYVIPGPRAFDVRPVEYDLTPFAGQLNDGRPHRIAVSVVGVPAGQSGWSTPANVLVWQDAKAARVTGALLTSRAGDLVNKTAYQPGTERRLTADGGHSLTVSGYLNTSHGRVTTTITRKLSGSSTHRWNADESLDALRARWHDDETVTVRGRGPATTTRDQRTHTMDGATTIDGNNRLRTTMTMGDRADGATLRGGRRTDWSRLDDTYTGDAAYTQNVPRDQRHATGVSRERYRLHGPGACYDHTLATAQGELTADRHGC, from the coding sequence ATGAGACGACTGTTCCTCACGTTGTGCGCCGCTGCCGCCGGCCTGGTGCTGGGCGTGAGCCCGGCGACCGCCTCGGCGCCGCCCGCCGAGTTCGGCACCCACTGGCACGACCCGGTCACCGCCGGCCCACCGGTGCCCGTCCCCAACACCCCGTCCTGCCGAGTGACGGTCGCCGACACCGAGTTCCGCGACTTCACGCCGTACCGGGGCACCTACACGCCACCGGACACCTGCGGCCGGGGACACCGTTGGAACAAGGTCGTCCTCCGGCTCCAAGGCTCCGTGGCCGGGCGGCAGTTCGACCGCCTCGGCTATCTGCACATCGGCGGCGTGGAGGTCCTGCGCACCTCGACGCCCGAGCCCTCGCCGCAGGGCATCACCTGGAGGGTGGAGAAGGACGTCACGCGGTACGCCCCCACACTGCGCGCCCGGCAGCCCGTCGAGATGCTGATCGGCAACACTGTGGACGGCACCTACACCGGCGTCATCAAGGTCAAGGTGACGCTGACCTTCTACCTGGCGCAGGGCCGGGCGAAGCCGGCCAGCACTCCCGATCAGGTCCTCACCCTGCGCGGCGCCCACACCGAAGGCGGGGTGTACCAGGGGCAGTTGACCACCCCGCGCAACAGCGAGCGCATCGTCGCCGAGGTGTACGCCACCGGGTCGGGCGGCGGCTGCGAGGAGTTCTGGTACCTGACGGTGCCGGACGCGGCGCCGTACTCGTGCAAGGCCAAGGACGGCCCGTACCGCGAGGTGCAGGTGTCGGTGGACGGCAAACTGGCCGGCATCGCGGCGCCGTATCCGACCGTCTGGACGGGCGGTTGGTCCAACCCCTTCCTGTGGTACGTGATCCCCGGCCCGCGGGCCTTCGACGTCCGCCCGGTGGAGTACGATCTCACGCCCTTCGCCGGCCAGTTGAACGACGGGCGCCCGCACCGGATCGCCGTTTCGGTCGTCGGCGTGCCCGCGGGGCAGAGCGGCTGGAGCACCCCCGCCAACGTCCTGGTCTGGCAGGACGCCAAGGCCGCCCGGGTGACCGGGGCGCTGCTCACGAGCCGCGCGGGCGACCTCGTCAACAAGACGGCGTACCAGCCGGGCACCGAGCGCCGGCTGACGGCCGACGGCGGGCACTCCCTCACGGTCTCCGGATACCTCAACACCTCGCACGGGCGGGTCACCACGACCATCACCCGGAAACTGTCCGGGAGTTCGACGCACCGCTGGAACGCCGACGAATCGCTGGACGCGCTCCGGGCGCGCTGGCACGACGACGAAACGGTGACCGTCCGCGGCCGGGGGCCCGCGACCACCACCCGCGACCAGCGCACCCACACCATGGACGGCGCCACCACCATCGACGGCAACAACCGCCTGCGCACCACCATGACCATGGGCGACCGCGCCGACGGCGCGACCCTGCGCGGCGGACGGCGCACCGACTGGTCGCGGCTGGACGACACCTACACCGGCGACGCCGCCTACACCCAGAACGTGCCCCGCGACCAGCGCCACGCCACCGGCGTCTCCCGCGAGCGCTACCGCCTCCACGGCCCGGGCGCCTGCTACGACCACACCCTGGCCACGGCGCAGGGCGAGTTGACGGCGGACCGGCATGGCTGCTGA
- the pepE gene encoding dipeptidase PepE: MRLLLPSNSSAPGHGYLEHAREAITHHLDGVTELLFVPFALADHDAYTAKAAAFFTKLGVRVRGAHTAADPRELVASAQAVFTGGGNSFRLLKTLHERGLVDALAERVRAGLPYMGSSAGTNMACPTLRTTNDMPIVQPPSFTTLGLVPFQINPHYLDPDPASAHMGETREERITQFLEENDVPVLGLREGTWLQRTGDRLTLHGLPAGARLFRRGAAPVEHAPGADLSALLATRAQFDHRVG, from the coding sequence ATGCGACTGCTGCTGCCCTCCAACTCCTCCGCGCCCGGCCACGGCTACCTCGAACACGCCCGCGAGGCGATCACCCACCACCTGGACGGCGTGACGGAGCTGCTCTTCGTCCCCTTCGCACTGGCCGACCACGACGCCTACACCGCCAAGGCCGCCGCCTTCTTCACGAAGCTGGGCGTGCGGGTGCGCGGCGCACACACCGCCGCCGATCCGCGCGAGCTCGTCGCCTCCGCGCAAGCGGTGTTCACCGGCGGCGGCAACAGCTTCCGGTTGCTCAAGACGCTGCACGAACGCGGCCTGGTGGACGCCCTCGCCGAGCGGGTCCGCGCGGGCCTGCCCTACATGGGTTCCAGCGCCGGCACCAACATGGCCTGCCCGACGCTGCGCACCACGAACGACATGCCGATCGTCCAGCCGCCGTCCTTCACCACGCTCGGCCTGGTGCCCTTCCAGATCAACCCGCACTACCTGGACCCGGACCCGGCGAGCGCGCACATGGGCGAGACCCGTGAGGAGCGGATCACCCAGTTCCTGGAGGAGAACGACGTCCCGGTGCTGGGCCTGCGCGAGGGCACCTGGTTGCAGCGCACCGGCGACCGCCTGACCCTGCACGGACTGCCCGCCGGCGCCCGTCTGTTCCGCCGCGGCGCCGCCCCCGTCGAACACGCCCCGGGCGCCGACCTGAGCGCCCTCCTCGCCACCCGCGCGCAGTTCGACCACCGGGTCGGCTAG
- a CDS encoding LysR family transcriptional regulator, whose amino-acid sequence MDLNLLRVLDALLQENSVTRAAELLGTSPAAVSRTLARLRRAVGDPLLVRAGQGMVPTPRALELREEVGALLRRFDDVLRPGTGFDAVHLQRTFTVQASDLLLTGLAGTLTERIRAQAPHVDVVFVPEAVEGGPGLRQGWVDVELGVLGHLDPEIRTQRLARIPLLGVARSGHPLFRGRIDARRFAAADHIGISRLGKRLGPIDEALAERGLRRRIAVVVPSHTAAMMLARNNDLIALTLSGWLPDTTAALGLRTFPIPLDLAPLDLGMAWHPRNATDPAHRWFRDRLAAAALAPLGAEGEGS is encoded by the coding sequence ATGGATCTCAATCTGCTGCGGGTGCTGGACGCCCTGCTCCAAGAGAACAGCGTGACCCGCGCCGCGGAGCTTCTCGGCACGTCTCCCGCGGCGGTCAGCCGCACGCTGGCCAGGCTCCGCCGGGCCGTCGGTGACCCGCTGCTGGTCCGCGCCGGCCAGGGCATGGTGCCCACCCCGCGGGCCCTGGAACTCCGGGAAGAAGTAGGCGCGTTGCTGCGCCGCTTCGACGACGTCCTGCGGCCCGGGACCGGTTTCGACGCCGTGCACCTCCAACGCACCTTCACCGTGCAGGCGTCCGACCTGCTGCTGACGGGACTGGCGGGCACCCTGACCGAGCGGATCCGCGCGCAGGCCCCGCACGTGGACGTGGTCTTCGTGCCGGAGGCGGTCGAGGGCGGCCCTGGTCTGCGGCAGGGCTGGGTGGACGTCGAACTGGGGGTGCTGGGACACCTGGACCCGGAGATCCGCACCCAACGGCTCGCCCGGATTCCGCTGCTCGGCGTCGCCCGCAGCGGCCATCCGCTCTTCCGGGGGCGGATCGACGCCCGCCGGTTCGCCGCGGCCGACCACATCGGCATCTCCCGGCTCGGCAAGCGGCTCGGGCCCATCGACGAGGCGCTCGCCGAACGCGGTCTGCGGCGCCGCATCGCGGTCGTCGTGCCCAGTCACACCGCCGCGATGATGCTCGCCCGGAACAACGACCTGATCGCCCTCACCCTGTCCGGCTGGCTCCCCGACACCACCGCCGCGCTCGGCCTGCGCACCTTCCCCATCCCCCTCGACCTGGCCCCGCTCGACCTCGGCATGGCCTGGCACCCCCGCAACGCGACCGACCCGGCGCACCGTTGGTTCCGCGACCGCCTGGCGGCCGCGGCCCTGGCGCCGTTGGGGGCGGAGGGCGAGGGCTCCTGA
- a CDS encoding YncE family protein: MPKSPMPPSPESPSASPRAGREGDLLAVVSQSGPTVSFFDAATDQHVGTVEVAAEPHELCFDPAQRLLWCTHPYYSGYYHANTGRRTELTAIDPDTRRVVDVLDLAPEHGPHGLALDPARQRLYVSVEGSEDRPGGVVVVDTATRRPLGRIDTDAPGPHWFAIDPTGRTGYATNKEAPFVSVVDLERDVLTAKIEVPGSEGLAVAADGRAFVAAPYADSFSAAAGQRPESGIRVLDGRTASVVDTLPTDDVVLAVHLTSTGRLLVGETRTEPDPSSPIGRPVPGLLTVFDAGTHRRLGQLEVGRLPLTITSSPDGRLGYVACVISSTVDVVDLETLRRLARLDIAKRDAPGAHGLAYVPRPV; encoded by the coding sequence ATGCCGAAGTCACCCATGCCGCCATCCCCCGAGTCGCCCTCCGCCTCCCCCCGGGCGGGCCGCGAAGGCGATCTGCTGGCCGTGGTCAGCCAGAGCGGGCCGACCGTCTCGTTCTTCGACGCCGCCACCGACCAGCACGTCGGAACCGTCGAAGTGGCCGCCGAACCCCACGAGTTGTGCTTCGATCCCGCGCAGCGACTGCTGTGGTGCACTCACCCCTACTACTCGGGCTACTACCACGCGAACACCGGCCGGCGCACCGAGCTGACCGCCATCGACCCCGACACCCGCCGCGTCGTCGACGTCCTCGACCTCGCCCCCGAACACGGCCCGCACGGGCTGGCGTTGGACCCGGCGCGCCAGCGGCTGTACGTCAGCGTGGAGGGTTCGGAGGACCGTCCAGGCGGCGTCGTGGTGGTCGACACCGCCACCCGTCGGCCGCTGGGCCGCATCGACACGGACGCGCCCGGCCCGCACTGGTTCGCCATCGACCCAACAGGCAGGACGGGTTACGCCACCAACAAGGAGGCACCGTTCGTGTCGGTCGTCGACCTCGAACGGGACGTCCTCACCGCGAAGATCGAGGTGCCGGGCAGCGAGGGGCTCGCGGTCGCCGCCGACGGTCGCGCCTTCGTCGCCGCGCCCTACGCCGACTCCTTCTCCGCCGCCGCGGGCCAGCGGCCGGAGAGCGGCATCCGGGTCCTCGACGGCCGGACGGCGTCCGTCGTGGACACCCTGCCCACGGACGATGTCGTCCTCGCGGTCCACCTCACCTCCACCGGCAGGCTGTTGGTGGGCGAGACGCGCACCGAGCCCGACCCGTCGTCGCCGATCGGTCGCCCGGTACCGGGGCTCCTCACCGTCTTCGACGCCGGGACCCACCGGCGGTTGGGCCAACTGGAGGTCGGGCGGCTCCCGTTGACGATCACCTCGTCGCCCGACGGCCGGCTCGGGTATGTGGCCTGCGTCATCTCGTCCACCGTCGACGTCGTCGACCTGGAGACGCTGCGGCGCCTGGCCCGGTTGGACATCGCCAAGCGCGACGCGCCGGGCGCCCACGGCCTGGCGTACGTTCCGCGGCCGGTCTGA
- a CDS encoding ATP-grasp domain-containing protein, whose protein sequence is MTHARTPGTDAGTPATSVPPQAAARRAAGRPAAIVDPYSSGTFFAPSFRAAGIPAVAVLSRAEVLTTYADSWHPEDFDEVIPYEGDLLPVVERLRALDVRCVVAGSDPGVELADVLAAELTPELANVPALTAARRDKGEMAAAVAAAGLPVIRQICTDRAEEVAAWLVREDLVGRDLVVKPPKSASTDGVVRIPQGVGWREEFAAQLGHPNQWGVVNDRMLVMEYATGTEFVVDTFSSRGRHTVTDVTRYQKIDNGRHMAVYDAMEWLAPDDPLVAGLVEYTVGVLDAVGMRFGAAHVEIMLTADGPRLVELNARPHGGGQPRFCRHATGDSQIDRTVRAVQHGGAGPVPESYTLLRNMLVVFLISHSTGVVRNAEVFDGLAKLASLHHVAVQVRNGQVLEVTRDLLHTLSLGFVVLAHEDREQLWADYAEVRRMERQLQVDGD, encoded by the coding sequence ATGACCCACGCCCGTACGCCGGGCACGGACGCGGGGACGCCCGCCACCTCCGTGCCCCCGCAGGCCGCAGCGCGTCGGGCGGCCGGCCGCCCCGCGGCGATCGTTGACCCGTACTCCTCCGGGACGTTCTTCGCACCGTCGTTCCGGGCTGCCGGAATCCCGGCGGTCGCCGTGCTGTCCCGGGCCGAGGTGCTCACGACCTACGCCGACAGTTGGCACCCCGAGGACTTCGACGAGGTGATCCCCTACGAAGGCGATCTGCTCCCCGTCGTCGAGCGCCTGCGGGCGTTGGACGTGCGGTGTGTGGTCGCGGGGTCGGATCCGGGGGTGGAGCTCGCCGATGTGCTCGCGGCCGAGCTCACCCCGGAGTTGGCCAATGTGCCGGCCCTGACGGCGGCCCGTCGGGACAAGGGTGAGATGGCGGCGGCGGTGGCCGCCGCCGGCCTGCCGGTCATCCGGCAGATCTGCACGGACCGGGCGGAGGAGGTCGCCGCCTGGCTGGTGCGGGAGGACCTGGTCGGCCGGGACCTGGTGGTCAAGCCGCCGAAGAGCGCCAGCACGGACGGGGTGGTCCGAATCCCCCAAGGGGTGGGCTGGCGGGAGGAGTTCGCGGCTCAGTTGGGACACCCCAACCAATGGGGAGTGGTCAACGACCGGATGCTGGTGATGGAGTACGCCACCGGCACGGAGTTCGTCGTGGACACCTTCAGCTCCCGCGGCCGGCACACCGTCACCGACGTCACCCGGTATCAGAAGATCGACAACGGCCGGCACATGGCGGTCTACGACGCCATGGAGTGGTTGGCGCCCGACGACCCGCTGGTGGCCGGGTTGGTGGAGTACACCGTCGGGGTGTTGGACGCGGTGGGCATGCGCTTCGGGGCGGCCCATGTGGAGATCATGCTGACGGCCGACGGGCCGCGGCTGGTCGAGCTCAACGCGCGGCCGCACGGCGGCGGTCAGCCGCGGTTCTGCCGGCACGCCACCGGCGACAGTCAGATCGACCGCACGGTGCGGGCCGTCCAGCACGGCGGCGCCGGACCGGTCCCGGAGAGCTACACGCTGCTGCGGAACATGCTCGTGGTGTTCCTGATCAGCCACTCCACCGGCGTGGTGCGCAATGCCGAGGTCTTCGACGGCCTGGCGAAGCTGGCGTCGTTGCACCATGTGGCCGTCCAGGTCCGCAACGGCCAGGTGTTGGAGGTCACCCGGGACCTGCTCCACACGCTCTCCCTCGGGTTCGTGGTGCTGGCGCACGAGGACCGGGAGCAACTGTGGGCCGATTACGCGGAGGTGCGGCGCATGGAGCGGCAGTTGCAGGTGGACGGCGACTGA